A genomic segment from Castor canadensis chromosome 1, mCasCan1.hap1v2, whole genome shotgun sequence encodes:
- the Serpinh1 gene encoding serpin H1, which yields MHSLLFLGIFCLLPMTLAAEVKKPTSPAAPGTAEKLSPKAATLAERSTGLAFSLYEAMAKDQAVENILVSPVVVASSLGLVSLGGKAATASQAKAVLSAEQLRDEEVHAGLGELLRSLSNSTARNVTWKLGSRLYGPSSVSFADDFVRSSKQHYNCEHSKINFRDKRSALQSINEWASQTTDGKLPEVTKDVERTDGALLVNAMFFKPHWDEKFHHKMVDNRGFMVTRSYTVGVTMMHRTGLYNYYDDEKEKLQILEMPLAHKLSSLIILMPHHVEPLERLEKLLTKEQLKVWMGKMQKKAVAISLPKGVVEVTHDLQKHLAGLGLTEAIDKNKADLSRMSGKKDLYLASVFHATAFEWDTDGNPFDQDIYGREELRSPKLFYADHPFIFLVRDTQSGSLLFIGRLVRPKGDKMRDEL from the exons ATGCACTCCCTCCTGTTCCTGGGCATCTTCTGCCTCCTGCCCATGACCCTGGCCGCCGAGGTGAAGAAACCTACATCGCCAGCTGCCCCTGGCACCGCAGAGAAGCTAAGCCCGAAGGCGGCCACGTTGGCAGAACGCAGTACTGGTCTGGCCTTCAGCCTGTACGAGGCCATGGCCAAGGACCAGGCCGTGGAGAACATCCTGGTGTCACCTGTGGTGGTGGCCTCGTCGCTGGGACTCGTGTCGCTGGGTGGCAAGGCTGCCACAGCATCGCAGGCGAAGGCAGTGCTGAGCGCCGAGCAGCTGCGTGATGAGGAGGTGCACGCTGGCCTGGGCGAGCTGCTGCGCTCGCTCAGCAACTCCACGGCGCGCAATGTCACGTGGAAGCTGGGCAGTCGCCTGTATGGGCCCAGCTCCGTGAGCTTCGCGGATGACTTCGTGCGCAGCAGCAAGCAGCACTATAACTGCGAGCACTCCAAGATCAACTTCCGCGACAAGCGCAGCGCCCTGCAGTCCATCAATGAGTGGGCCTCGCAGACCACTGATGGCAAGTTGCCCGAGGTCACCAAGGACGTGGAGCGCACGGACGGTGCCCTGCTGGTCAATGCCATGTTCTTCAAGC CACACTGGGATGAGAAGTTTCACCACAAGATGGTGGACAACCGTGGCTTCATGGTGACTCGTTCTTACACTGTGGGTGTGACCATGATGCACCGGACAG GCCTCTACAACTACTATGACGACGAGAAGGAGAAGCTGCAGATCCTGGAGATGCCCCTGGCCCACAAGCTCTCCAGCCTTATCATCCTCATGCCCCACCACGTGGAGCCGCTTGAGCGTCTCGAGAAGCTGCTGACCAAAGAGCAGCTGAAGGTCTGGATGGGAAAGATGCAGAAGAAGGCTGTCGCCATCTCCCTGCCCAAGGGAGTGGTGGAGGTGACCCACGACCTGCAG AAACATCTGGCTGGCCTTGGCCTGACAGAGGCCATCGACAAGAACAAGGCAGACTTGTCCCGCATGTCGGGCAAGAAGGACCTGTACCTGGCCAGCGTATTCCATGCCACTGCCTTTGAGTGGGACACAGATGGCAACCCTTTTGACCAGGACATCTACGGACGTGAGGAGCTGCGTAGCCCCAAGCTGTTCTATGCTGACCACCCCTTCATCTTCCTGGTGCGAGACACCCAGAGTGGTTCCTTGCTGTTCATCGGACGCCTGGTCCGGCCCAAGGGTGACAAGATGCGAGATGAATTATAA